A window from Candidatus Delongbacteria bacterium encodes these proteins:
- the fsa gene encoding fructose-6-phosphate aldolase — translation MKFFIDTANLAEIREAAAIGILDGVTTNPTLIAREKRPFQELILEICQIVDGPVNAEVISLDAEGMIREGRELAKLHANVCVKIPMTVEGLKAVKVFSGEGIMTNVTLIFQPLQALMAARAGASFVSPFVGRLDDIGEVGMDLVADIRRIYDAYALETEIIVASVRHPIHVLEAARIGADISTIPFKVIQQLSHHPLTEKGIAQFLDDWKKVPQA, via the coding sequence ATGAAGTTTTTCATCGACACCGCCAACCTGGCGGAGATCCGCGAGGCGGCGGCCATCGGCATCCTGGACGGCGTGACCACCAATCCCACGCTGATCGCCCGGGAGAAGCGGCCCTTCCAGGAGCTGATCCTCGAGATCTGCCAGATCGTGGACGGCCCGGTGAACGCCGAGGTGATCAGCCTGGACGCCGAGGGCATGATCCGCGAGGGCCGCGAGCTGGCCAAGCTGCACGCCAACGTCTGCGTGAAGATCCCCATGACCGTGGAGGGCCTGAAGGCCGTCAAGGTCTTCAGCGGCGAAGGGATCATGACCAACGTGACGCTGATCTTCCAGCCCCTGCAGGCCCTGATGGCCGCCCGGGCGGGGGCCAGTTTCGTCAGCCCCTTCGTGGGCCGGCTGGACGACATCGGCGAGGTGGGGATGGACCTGGTGGCGGACATCCGCCGCATCTACGACGCCTACGCGCTGGAGACGGAGATCATCGTGGCCAGCGTGCGGCATCCCATCCACGTGCTGGAGGCGGCGCGCATCGGCGCGGACATCTCGACGATCCCCTTCAAGGTGATCCAGCAGCTGTCGCACCACCCCCTGACGGAGAAGGGCATCGCGCAGTTCCTGGATGACTGGAAGAAGGTCCCCCAGGCCTGA
- the yedF gene encoding sulfurtransferase-like selenium metabolism protein YedF produces MTLLYLSSDRMGQGDDALGRKLLKSFLKELAASAHTPDMVGCVNDGVLLTTTGSPVLEELGILAARGARIASCGTCLDDLQRRDQLLIGEVGTMSQIVQVLFSAERVIRI; encoded by the coding sequence ATGACCCTGCTCTACCTCAGTTCCGACCGCATGGGCCAGGGCGACGACGCCCTCGGCCGCAAACTGCTCAAGAGCTTCCTCAAGGAACTCGCGGCCAGCGCCCACACCCCGGACATGGTGGGCTGCGTGAACGACGGCGTCCTGCTGACCACCACGGGCAGCCCCGTTCTGGAGGAGCTGGGGATCCTGGCCGCCCGCGGTGCGCGCATCGCCAGCTGCGGCACCTGCCTGGACGACCTGCAGCGGCGCGACCAGCTGCTCATCGGCGAAGTGGGCACCATGAGCCAGATCGTTCAGGTGCTGTTCAGCGCGGAGCGCGTGATCCGGATCTGA
- a CDS encoding FlgD immunoglobulin-like domain containing protein has product MSKTLCRTWLRSLPAVAGLLLLASTARAVDPPRYWSSESGMAVRQGYHIEWQRTAEEGGPGELIISWSDTRFGMRDLFAQKIDVSNPGQPAVWSTTDEHGLVDALIVNDDVIRQEDPVLIGDGAGGAIVSWIDFRDDPRGDIYVNRLVDGTGSGALAWGASGVPLCTDCANGSENMPKSQCIDGAGGSWVAWADHRNSTWDLYVSRVTADGDVPAAFGSDGLLVVGEVGDQEAMSMEHDGAGGAFLAWVDKRDAADDDIYIEHVLANGTLVAGNGGRPVVSLPGSQQSVKVTWDGGTGCFVSWVDLRNDNAGDIYLQHFNTSLTETFAEGGLAVAAQVGNRENNPRLSYAGDGTTLLMWEDNRNDPNNIQADIYCQKVSTANTAIWGAGGVPVCLAAGHQQQARALGDGAGGAFFTWQDSRDEDYSAIYAQRLNSSGVRQWAADGAVVVDRADLESDAIAPALRLDQQGGLFVVWGDLSRGSLGIFSQHLNAAGQRSLAVTGHDSVWGISGSCSLVRNVATPDGALVFWIDPRNAGGPHVYMQNLARLTGALQLPENGVPVALELDGGQKNFQVAADGAGGAYVLIEVGSESAQRAWLTRVNASGQPIWDAPRPVTPGFDSGSGLEYQERSRLLVHGDQILVAWSGVDTDYSNFIAEVGIQAFDTAGNVLWGDDGLRITSTSAIHEKLTDLVAGPDGGAWLLWDSGNWQDTNVLTQLVNAQGQPVLAAGGVSYAGGTGKQERAVGAPGDHGNLLGVWLDYAAEVFDSDLIARSLSPAGGVEWTAQIDMRALSQKTPVIISDGQGGAYVAYTDFSNAANDDVYATHILSDGSLAWTGTETNVAVGAGTQEDVALALVPRGGWNGLVLALAAEEIGDTTGYKDLWARDSHVNPIGGDVTDTFYEGTIFNFFHTQREPVLSHDLADGTYLSWVDMRASGKEDLKDIYTQRLAFGDVDVESPPAVARGFQLAQNTPNPFNPDTRIDFQILRAGEVSLRIFDLQGRLVRTLEDGRLATGTYQRIFDGRDAAGRPLASGVYIYQLQAGGHEESRRMLLVK; this is encoded by the coding sequence ATGAGCAAGACCCTGTGCCGGACCTGGTTGCGAAGCCTGCCGGCGGTGGCCGGGCTGCTGTTGCTGGCCTCGACCGCCCGCGCGGTGGATCCCCCCCGCTACTGGTCCAGTGAAAGTGGCATGGCCGTGCGCCAGGGCTACCACATCGAGTGGCAGCGCACGGCGGAGGAGGGCGGCCCCGGCGAGTTGATCATCAGCTGGTCGGACACGCGCTTCGGCATGCGCGACCTCTTCGCCCAGAAGATCGATGTCTCCAACCCCGGCCAGCCGGCCGTCTGGAGCACCACGGACGAGCACGGGCTGGTGGACGCGCTGATCGTCAACGACGACGTGATCCGCCAGGAGGACCCGGTGCTGATCGGCGACGGCGCCGGCGGCGCCATCGTCAGCTGGATCGATTTCCGCGACGATCCGCGCGGCGACATCTACGTGAACCGGCTGGTGGACGGCACGGGCTCGGGCGCCCTGGCCTGGGGCGCCTCCGGCGTTCCGCTCTGCACGGACTGCGCCAACGGCTCCGAGAACATGCCCAAGAGCCAGTGCATCGACGGCGCGGGCGGCTCGTGGGTGGCCTGGGCCGACCACCGCAACTCCACCTGGGACCTCTACGTCAGCCGGGTGACGGCCGACGGCGACGTGCCCGCCGCCTTCGGCAGCGACGGCTTGCTGGTGGTGGGCGAGGTGGGCGACCAGGAAGCCATGTCCATGGAGCACGACGGCGCCGGCGGCGCCTTCCTGGCCTGGGTGGACAAGCGCGACGCGGCGGACGACGACATCTACATCGAGCACGTCCTGGCCAACGGCACGCTGGTGGCCGGCAACGGCGGGCGGCCCGTGGTCAGCCTGCCGGGCAGCCAGCAGTCGGTGAAGGTCACCTGGGACGGCGGCACGGGCTGCTTCGTCAGCTGGGTGGACCTGCGGAACGACAACGCGGGCGACATCTACCTGCAGCACTTCAACACCTCCCTGACGGAGACCTTCGCCGAGGGCGGCCTGGCCGTGGCGGCGCAGGTGGGCAACCGCGAGAACAATCCCCGCCTGAGCTACGCCGGCGACGGCACCACGCTGCTCATGTGGGAGGACAACCGCAACGACCCGAACAACATCCAGGCGGACATCTACTGCCAGAAGGTCAGCACGGCAAACACGGCGATCTGGGGCGCGGGCGGCGTGCCCGTCTGCCTGGCCGCCGGACACCAGCAGCAGGCCCGCGCGCTGGGTGACGGCGCCGGCGGCGCCTTCTTCACCTGGCAGGACAGCCGGGACGAGGACTACTCCGCCATCTACGCCCAGCGGCTGAACTCCAGCGGCGTGCGCCAGTGGGCGGCGGACGGCGCCGTGGTGGTGGACCGCGCGGATCTCGAGTCCGACGCCATCGCCCCGGCCCTGCGCCTGGACCAGCAGGGCGGGCTGTTCGTGGTCTGGGGCGACCTGAGCCGCGGCAGCCTGGGCATTTTCTCCCAGCACCTGAACGCCGCCGGCCAGCGCAGCCTGGCTGTGACCGGCCATGACTCCGTCTGGGGCATCTCCGGCTCCTGCAGCCTGGTGCGCAACGTGGCCACGCCGGACGGCGCCCTGGTCTTCTGGATCGACCCGCGCAACGCGGGCGGCCCCCACGTCTACATGCAGAACCTGGCGCGCTTGACCGGCGCCCTCCAGCTGCCGGAGAACGGCGTGCCCGTGGCCCTGGAGCTCGACGGGGGGCAGAAGAACTTCCAGGTCGCGGCCGACGGCGCGGGCGGCGCCTACGTCTTGATCGAGGTGGGCTCCGAGTCCGCCCAGCGCGCCTGGCTGACCCGCGTGAACGCCAGCGGCCAGCCCATCTGGGACGCCCCGCGTCCCGTCACGCCGGGCTTCGACTCCGGATCCGGGCTCGAATACCAGGAGCGCTCGCGCCTGCTCGTGCACGGCGACCAGATCCTGGTGGCCTGGTCGGGCGTGGACACGGACTACAGCAACTTCATCGCCGAGGTGGGCATCCAGGCCTTCGACACCGCCGGCAACGTGCTCTGGGGCGACGACGGCCTGCGCATCACCTCCACCAGCGCCATCCACGAGAAGCTCACCGACCTGGTGGCCGGCCCCGACGGCGGCGCCTGGCTGCTCTGGGATTCGGGCAACTGGCAGGACACCAACGTGCTCACCCAGCTGGTGAACGCCCAGGGCCAGCCGGTCCTGGCGGCGGGCGGCGTGAGCTACGCCGGCGGCACGGGCAAGCAGGAGCGCGCCGTGGGCGCCCCCGGGGACCACGGCAACCTGCTGGGCGTCTGGCTGGATTACGCGGCGGAAGTCTTCGACAGCGACCTGATCGCCCGCAGCCTGTCCCCCGCCGGCGGGGTGGAGTGGACGGCCCAGATCGACATGCGCGCGCTCTCCCAGAAGACGCCGGTCATCATCTCCGACGGGCAGGGCGGCGCCTACGTGGCCTACACGGACTTCTCCAACGCGGCCAACGACGACGTCTACGCCACGCACATCCTGTCCGACGGCAGCCTGGCCTGGACCGGGACGGAGACCAACGTGGCCGTGGGCGCGGGCACCCAGGAGGACGTGGCGCTGGCCCTGGTGCCGCGCGGCGGCTGGAACGGCCTGGTGCTGGCGCTGGCCGCCGAGGAGATCGGCGACACCACCGGCTACAAGGACCTCTGGGCCCGGGACTCCCACGTGAACCCCATCGGCGGCGACGTGACGGATACTTTCTACGAGGGCACGATCTTCAACTTCTTCCACACCCAGCGCGAGCCCGTGCTGAGCCACGACCTGGCCGACGGCACCTACCTGTCCTGGGTGGACATGCGCGCCTCGGGCAAGGAAGACCTGAAGGACATCTACACCCAGCGGCTGGCCTTCGGCGACGTGGACGTGGAGTCCCCGCCCGCCGTGGCCCGCGGGTTCCAGCTGGCGCAGAACACGCCCAACCCCTTCAATCCCGACACGCGGATCGACTTCCAGATCCTGCGCGCCGGCGAGGTCAGCCTGCGGATCTTCGACTTGCAGGGCCGGCTAGTGCGCACGCTTGAGGACGGCCGGCTGGCCACGGGCACCTACCAGCGGATCTTCGACGGCCGCGACGCGGCCGGTCGTCCGCTGGCCTCCGGCGTCTACATCTACCAGTTGCAGGCCGGCGGGCACGAGGAGAGCCGCCGCATGCTGCTGGTCAAGTAG
- a CDS encoding trypsin-like peptidase domain-containing protein — MRRAVQRMVEGVWLALGMVLGLLLLRTLTPMRAQTPGAGAGADLSPAALQGQVAESRHNAITRAVALAEPAVVGINVVQVERYIERSPFARDPYWGQFFPDRVIEHPVQNLGSGFIISADGLTVTNEHVVHRAEKIVVTLPDGREVNAKLVGADYNSDIALLDLDGDGFPVLEMGDSDKILIGEWAIAVGNPYGLFSSSSPSVTVGVISAVDRDFGAQDDARVYIGMLQTDAAINPGNSGGPLVNAEGQAIGMNTMIYSQNGGSVGLGFAIPANRVQEIVRDLKGQGYVDRNIWTGVWIRDLNRKTAQVLGYRGKGGVLVVELSSGSPAEQAGLKVHDIVLKLNGRAVNTSRDIKTIIADTDVKVGDRLVMEVFREGRVLTIGMRAGTMPETRRER; from the coding sequence GTGAGACGTGCCGTGCAGCGAATGGTGGAAGGCGTCTGGCTGGCCCTTGGCATGGTGCTGGGCCTGCTGTTGCTGCGCACCCTGACGCCCATGCGCGCCCAGACTCCCGGCGCTGGCGCCGGCGCGGACTTAAGCCCCGCCGCCCTGCAGGGCCAGGTGGCCGAGAGCCGGCACAACGCCATCACGCGCGCCGTGGCCCTGGCCGAGCCCGCCGTGGTGGGCATCAACGTGGTGCAGGTGGAGCGCTACATCGAGCGCAGCCCCTTCGCCCGCGACCCCTACTGGGGCCAGTTCTTCCCCGACCGGGTGATCGAGCACCCGGTGCAGAACCTGGGCTCGGGCTTCATCATCAGCGCCGACGGCCTGACGGTGACCAACGAGCACGTGGTGCACCGCGCAGAGAAGATCGTCGTGACGCTGCCCGACGGGCGCGAGGTCAACGCCAAGCTGGTGGGCGCGGACTACAACTCCGACATCGCCCTGCTGGACCTGGACGGCGACGGCTTTCCCGTGCTGGAGATGGGAGACTCGGACAAGATCCTCATCGGCGAGTGGGCCATCGCGGTGGGCAATCCCTACGGGTTGTTCTCCAGCTCCAGCCCCAGCGTCACGGTGGGCGTGATCAGCGCCGTGGACCGCGATTTCGGCGCCCAGGACGACGCGCGCGTCTACATCGGCATGCTGCAGACCGACGCGGCCATCAACCCCGGCAACTCGGGCGGGCCGCTGGTGAACGCCGAGGGCCAGGCCATCGGCATGAACACGATGATCTACAGCCAGAACGGCGGCAGCGTGGGCCTGGGCTTCGCCATCCCCGCCAACCGCGTGCAGGAGATCGTCCGGGACCTCAAGGGCCAGGGCTACGTGGATCGCAACATCTGGACCGGGGTCTGGATCCGCGACCTGAACCGCAAGACGGCCCAGGTGCTGGGCTATCGCGGCAAGGGCGGCGTGCTGGTGGTGGAGTTGAGTTCGGGCAGCCCGGCGGAACAGGCCGGGCTCAAGGTCCACGACATCGTGCTCAAGCTCAACGGGCGGGCCGTGAACACCTCGCGGGACATCAAGACCATCATCGCGGACACGGACGTCAAGGTCGGGGACCGCCTCGTGATGGAGGTCTTCCGCGAAGGCCGCGTGCTGACCATCGGCATGCGCGCCGGCACCATGCCCGAGACCCGTCGCGAACGCTGA
- a CDS encoding tRNA pseudouridine synthase A has protein sequence MLLQAPQPGSRTFSIELAYEGSGFLGWQIQATGRTVQGELRAACERILAQPLNVSGAGRTDTGVHARASLCSFPALTARRADELWRGLRRILPPDIHVRRVDERAAGFNARFSARAREYGYRLVRGLDPFRRRLAWCSSYRLDVDAMRAELAALSGRRDCRGFCVTGSLPPQAWCDFQLAELEERDDELLFRVRCDRFLHSMVRSLAGTLHDVGRGRLEPGALEHVLRTGERARCGVVAPPQGLYLERVVYEEFSTGGPEGWSRLEDGVNPQRLAD, from the coding sequence GTGCTGCTGCAGGCCCCACAGCCCGGTTCGAGAACCTTTTCCATCGAGCTGGCTTACGAGGGCTCGGGTTTCCTGGGCTGGCAGATCCAGGCCACGGGCCGCACCGTGCAGGGCGAGCTGCGCGCGGCCTGCGAGCGCATTCTGGCCCAACCGCTGAACGTGAGCGGCGCGGGCCGCACGGACACGGGCGTGCACGCGCGCGCCAGCCTGTGCAGCTTTCCAGCGCTCACCGCGCGGCGGGCGGACGAATTGTGGCGCGGGTTGCGGCGCATCCTGCCGCCGGACATCCACGTGCGGCGGGTGGACGAGCGTGCCGCGGGCTTCAACGCGCGCTTCAGCGCCCGGGCCCGCGAGTACGGCTACCGGCTCGTGCGCGGGCTGGACCCTTTCCGGCGGCGGCTGGCCTGGTGCAGCAGCTACCGGCTGGACGTGGACGCCATGCGCGCGGAACTGGCCGCGCTGAGCGGGCGCCGGGATTGCCGGGGCTTTTGTGTCACGGGTTCGCTGCCTCCCCAGGCCTGGTGCGATTTCCAGCTGGCGGAGCTGGAGGAGCGGGATGACGAGCTGCTGTTCCGCGTGCGCTGCGACCGCTTCCTGCACAGCATGGTGCGCAGCCTGGCGGGCACCCTGCACGACGTGGGCCGCGGACGGCTGGAGCCCGGCGCGCTGGAGCACGTCCTGCGCACGGGCGAACGCGCCCGCTGTGGCGTGGTGGCTCCACCCCAGGGCCTGTACCTGGAGCGCGTGGTGTACGAAGAGTTCAGCACCGGCGGCCCCGAGGGCTGGAGCCGGCTTGAGGATGGGGTGAATCCGCAGCGGCTGGCGGACTAA
- a CDS encoding GyrI-like domain-containing protein: MEMEPRVEATQLPELTLLGYARRVPAPGPGPVQAIGEFWDEFLAGGLAARLPDSVIPGLLLGACWNEQPDGRFDYLIGVPVRTEAQAGADQVRLELPAARYLRCTVRGPKAEAIPAGFHWLFREWLPGSGLRVAPGACLEWYDHRAEADAEAEVDLFVPIQ; the protein is encoded by the coding sequence ATGGAGATGGAACCCCGGGTGGAAGCCACCCAGTTGCCCGAGCTGACCCTGCTGGGCTACGCGCGCCGCGTGCCCGCGCCGGGTCCGGGCCCGGTCCAGGCGATCGGCGAGTTCTGGGACGAGTTCCTGGCGGGCGGCCTGGCCGCGCGGCTGCCGGATTCGGTGATCCCTGGCCTGCTGCTGGGCGCTTGCTGGAACGAACAGCCGGACGGCAGATTCGACTACCTGATCGGCGTGCCGGTCCGCACGGAGGCGCAGGCGGGCGCGGATCAGGTCCGGCTGGAGCTGCCCGCGGCGCGCTATCTGCGCTGCACGGTGCGCGGCCCCAAGGCCGAGGCCATTCCTGCCGGCTTCCACTGGCTCTTCCGGGAGTGGCTGCCCGGCAGCGGCCTGCGCGTGGCGCCCGGCGCCTGCCTGGAGTGGTACGACCACCGGGCGGAGGCCGACGCGGAGGCCGAGGTGGACCTGTTCGTGCCGATCCAATAA
- a CDS encoding homogentisate 1,2-dioxygenase — protein sequence MPIYHHLGEIPRKRHVVFPGPQGQFRHEELVGNKGFVGPSSLLYHVNRPAAVLSQRLLAPLRWEAEEPGGLRMRHLRSKRLPVGGGVLGGRTPLFFNHDVAVSVCRPDHAEDVFYRNGQGDELIYVAAGGGVLESQFGHLVVGEGDYVVIPRGLLHRWKLDPAAGQAHLLVVESAGYLRTPERYRGEHGQLLEHSPFCERDLRLPQGLETRDEKGEFPLWVKQGNALTEVILQYHPFDVVGWDGYYYPWAFNIRDFEPIVGRVHQPPPVHQTFASDGFVVCSFVPRLYDFHPQAVPAPYHHANVMTDEVLYYASNEFMSRKGIESGSLTLHPDGLVHGPHPGRAEASVGQPATEELAVMIDTFRPLKVARAALAIEDPDYTTSWLE from the coding sequence ATGCCGATCTATCATCACCTGGGCGAGATCCCGCGCAAGCGCCACGTGGTCTTCCCCGGACCCCAGGGCCAGTTCCGCCACGAGGAGCTGGTGGGCAACAAGGGCTTTGTCGGACCCTCCAGCCTGCTCTACCACGTGAACCGGCCCGCGGCCGTGCTCTCCCAGCGCCTGCTGGCCCCGCTGCGCTGGGAGGCCGAGGAGCCGGGCGGCCTGCGCATGCGCCACCTGCGCTCCAAGCGCCTGCCCGTGGGCGGCGGCGTGCTGGGCGGCCGCACGCCCCTCTTCTTCAACCACGACGTGGCCGTCTCTGTCTGCCGGCCGGACCACGCCGAGGATGTGTTCTACCGCAACGGCCAGGGCGACGAGCTGATCTACGTGGCCGCCGGCGGCGGCGTGCTGGAGAGCCAGTTCGGCCACCTCGTCGTCGGCGAGGGCGACTACGTGGTGATCCCGCGCGGCCTGCTGCACCGCTGGAAGCTCGATCCCGCCGCCGGCCAGGCGCACCTGCTGGTGGTGGAGAGCGCGGGCTACCTGCGCACGCCGGAGCGTTACCGCGGCGAGCACGGCCAGCTGCTGGAACACAGCCCCTTCTGCGAACGCGACCTGCGCCTGCCCCAGGGGCTGGAGACCCGCGACGAGAAGGGCGAATTCCCGCTCTGGGTCAAGCAGGGCAACGCGCTGACCGAGGTGATCCTCCAATACCATCCCTTCGACGTGGTGGGCTGGGACGGCTACTACTACCCCTGGGCCTTCAACATCCGCGATTTCGAGCCCATCGTGGGCCGCGTCCACCAGCCGCCGCCCGTGCACCAGACCTTCGCCAGCGACGGTTTCGTGGTCTGCAGTTTCGTGCCGCGCCTCTACGACTTCCACCCCCAGGCCGTGCCCGCGCCGTATCACCACGCCAACGTGATGACCGACGAGGTCTTGTATTACGCGTCGAACGAGTTCATGAGTCGCAAGGGCATCGAGAGCGGCTCCCTGACCCTGCACCCGGACGGCCTGGTGCACGGTCCGCACCCGGGCCGCGCCGAGGCCAGCGTGGGCCAGCCCGCCACGGAGGAGCTGGCCGTGATGATCGACACCTTCCGGCCGCTCAAGGTGGCCCGGGCGGCGCTGGCCATCGAGGATCCCGACTACACGACGAGTTGGCTGGAGTAG
- a CDS encoding SDR family oxidoreductase, giving the protein MDLQVKDRAFLVAGGSAGLGLGTATLLAREGARVSICGRDPVRLQTALDDLHVLDPRAHGRALDLRDGAALAAWVDEAARLFGRLDGVLVNAGGPPRGGLESLDDAAWQAAWELNLLSAVRLVRAVRPHLRAAGGGSIVAVTSGSAREPIDGLLLSNVLRPGVGALMKSLSRELAPEGIRCNSLAPGFIDTERLRSLEAAMAAEAGRTRVEQEARLCAEVPLGRYGRVEEFAHAAVFLLAPVSSYLSGVQLPVDGGRQRSG; this is encoded by the coding sequence ATGGACCTGCAGGTGAAGGACCGCGCCTTCCTGGTGGCCGGCGGCAGCGCCGGACTGGGACTGGGAACCGCCACCCTGCTGGCCCGCGAGGGGGCCCGCGTCTCCATCTGCGGCCGGGATCCCGTCCGGCTGCAGACGGCCCTGGACGACCTGCACGTCCTCGATCCCCGCGCCCACGGCCGGGCCCTCGACCTACGCGACGGGGCCGCCCTGGCGGCCTGGGTGGACGAGGCCGCCCGGCTCTTCGGCCGGCTGGACGGCGTGCTGGTGAACGCCGGCGGACCGCCCCGGGGCGGGCTGGAGAGCTTGGACGACGCGGCCTGGCAGGCGGCCTGGGAGCTGAACCTGCTCTCCGCCGTGCGCTTGGTCCGGGCCGTCCGGCCCCACCTGCGGGCGGCGGGGGGCGGCTCCATCGTGGCCGTGACCTCGGGCTCCGCCCGCGAACCCATCGACGGGCTCTTGCTCTCCAACGTGCTGCGGCCCGGCGTCGGCGCGCTGATGAAGAGCCTGTCCCGCGAGCTGGCGCCGGAGGGCATCCGCTGCAACAGCCTGGCGCCGGGCTTCATCGACACCGAGCGCCTGCGCAGCCTGGAGGCGGCCATGGCGGCGGAGGCGGGCCGCACGCGCGTCGAGCAGGAGGCGCGGCTCTGCGCGGAGGTGCCGCTGGGGCGCTACGGGCGCGTGGAGGAGTTCGCCCATGCGGCTGTCTTCCTGCTGGCGCCGGTCTCATCCTACCTTAGCGGCGTCCAGCTCCCGGTGGACGGTGGCCGTCAGCGCAGTGGCTGA
- a CDS encoding methyl-accepting chemotaxis protein gives MLYTLIGALLVSLGALAWSLLRRPRTDSKPGAEDERGERMLNSMSLPVMMIDKDFTIVSLNAAGAALGGKRAQDYIGTKCYDLFRTGHCRTDKCALAQAMAQGAPVTERTVANPRPGLSVPILYAGSPFRDAQGRIIGAIEHVLDISHIVEAQGAVQSGAGQLSSAVSQLAQMSHSVDQGFADMSLQVQGVAAGAQQMSGNFQTASAAVEETHGIFRNLAAATEEMSATIDEISRTTAEANARTQHAVQQSQGMQGRVQALNQASSEIGSIVNTIISISEQTKLLALNATIEAARAGSAGKGFAVVANEVKDLARQTSDAIVDIQTKVSGIETTARSTADDIQSITGYITEISHTMTTVAGSLEEQNATTREISRNIGQAVQGMNDATRSVSDASAAAHEISQRIQSVRGGMEDVGRQVRQAGEHTGQLRSLGDSLEQAARRLEN, from the coding sequence ATGTTGTACACACTGATCGGCGCCTTGCTCGTCAGTCTGGGCGCGCTGGCCTGGAGCCTGCTGCGCCGCCCCCGGACCGACTCGAAGCCCGGGGCCGAAGACGAGCGCGGCGAGCGCATGCTGAACTCGATGAGTTTGCCTGTCATGATGATTGACAAGGACTTCACCATCGTCTCCCTCAACGCGGCCGGCGCCGCGCTGGGAGGCAAGCGAGCCCAGGACTACATCGGCACCAAGTGCTACGACCTCTTCCGCACGGGCCACTGCCGAACGGACAAGTGCGCCCTGGCCCAGGCCATGGCCCAGGGCGCGCCGGTCACCGAACGCACGGTGGCCAACCCGCGGCCCGGCCTCAGCGTGCCCATCCTCTATGCCGGCTCGCCTTTCCGAGACGCCCAAGGCCGGATCATCGGGGCCATCGAGCACGTGCTGGACATCTCGCACATCGTGGAGGCGCAAGGCGCGGTGCAGAGCGGCGCGGGTCAGCTTTCCAGCGCCGTGAGCCAGCTGGCCCAGATGTCGCACTCGGTGGACCAGGGTTTCGCCGACATGTCCCTCCAGGTGCAGGGAGTGGCCGCCGGGGCCCAGCAGATGAGCGGCAACTTCCAGACCGCCTCCGCCGCGGTGGAAGAGACCCACGGCATCTTCCGCAACCTGGCCGCGGCCACCGAGGAGATGAGCGCCACCATCGACGAGATCTCGCGCACCACGGCCGAGGCCAACGCGCGCACGCAGCACGCCGTCCAGCAGTCCCAGGGCATGCAGGGCCGCGTGCAGGCGCTCAACCAGGCCTCCAGCGAGATCGGCTCCATCGTCAACACCATCATCAGCATCTCCGAGCAGACCAAACTGCTGGCCCTCAACGCCACCATCGAGGCGGCCCGGGCGGGCAGCGCGGGCAAGGGCTTTGCCGTGGTGGCCAACGAGGTCAAGGACCTGGCGCGCCAGACCAGCGACGCCATCGTGGACATCCAGACCAAGGTTTCGGGCATCGAGACCACGGCCCGCTCCACGGCGGACGACATCCAGAGCATCACGGGCTACATCACGGAGATCAGCCACACCATGACCACCGTGGCGGGCTCCCTGGAAGAGCAGAACGCCACCACGCGCGAGATCTCGCGCAACATCGGCCAGGCCGTGCAAGGGATGAACGACGCCACGCGCAGCGTGTCCGACGCCTCCGCCGCTGCCCACGAGATCAGCCAGCGCATCCAGTCGGTGCGGGGCGGGATGGAGGACGTGGGCCGCCAGGTCCGCCAGGCCGGCGAGCACACCGGACAACTGCGCAGCCTGGGCGACAGCCTGGAGCAGGCGGCCCGGCGGCTGGAGAACTAG